Proteins from a genomic interval of Rhipicephalus microplus isolate Deutch F79 chromosome 6, USDA_Rmic, whole genome shotgun sequence:
- the LOC142765900 gene encoding uncharacterized protein LOC142765900 produces the protein MDIDRMKRKRAVVRTSTTKLLNDIATMEDDASLGELEEKINLLTLKEDSLKELDREIEIGVEDDALEEEIACSENYKEKINVARTKVQLMLRELSCTNAASVSASLDRTSSSSDQRESSRNIPQVTPTVKLPKLEIAKFNGELRQWQGFWSQFDTTINANHHLSNVDKFKYLNSYLTGKAAAAVAGLDLSDGNYEVALSLLKERFGRKEAIIEDHMSRLLNIKSVRDSRNLSQLRSLVDEVERGVRSLTSLGVGVSTYGALLLTVVKKAVPADLHLEYCRRKGATTGGSELEAFAHFLRVEVEAREIIQRAETPRGMCVESSVENRNSTFKAARMSSAAALHTMTKERKGCLFCSSGCHESGDCDAEMSAADKREMLKRENRCFRCTVKGHTSRECRKAKWLRCANCSGKHLTAMCDPDFREYRGSGEQNASSPPATGQATVLKSSLGSEEKFMCMEGHQFLLQTARAWTVGPHKSTLVRLLLDGGSQRTFIHRKLSERLQLNVLGEEELKIYAFGDKSAITRTKARLVELWLQSQYDGKRARVEALEVPCICADIMAAPLKSVLLELSKFGLPVADVAQGDGSEYIDLLIGADHYWEIVTGSTKRLTSKLMAVETAFGWTVQGQVGAKRSPGVCPSVAGVMRVAVSEQTNKEISAQLRSFWELEHIGIKEHEPARHQDAIQQHYKETVKFEHGRYTVSFPWKPMVDELDDNYECAAKRLRANTTRLLKGDSLIVEYDACIREYIEKGYAEPANKHCSASEGPVYYMPHQAVVRQESLTTKVRVVFDASSSAKDRLSLNDVLESGPKLNPELIDLLINFRTYNIGIVADIEKAFLQISLSEGDRNAVRFLWYAATPKKGEELPAVAAYRMTRVPFGVTSSPFLLAATLRHHLEGLPEQYAETANILRSHLYVDDLVTGVDTLEQGKVLCQESSDILSQAGMRLHKWMSNDHDLVNFIEDGNVAKRNANAELPAATKVLGVGWNAHTDNFEYNLTSLLEFLTTRADSKRFVLQVSARIFDPFGFIAPTTLYVKTMFQRLWELGAGWDDPLPELMQAEWRCWCEELQCIKAVSIPRIIARDFRDEKTEKVLHIFCDASPKAYGAVGYVACKSAQGIINISLIMAKSRVAPLKRLSLPRLELMGALIGARLCHYVAKALNLQNAAAILWTDSTVAMHWIKGNAARWKPFVANRVSEVQALTDPEDWRHCPGLDNPADLITRGILPSALLESELWWRGPHWLHKDKTHWPTTGEQSPGAVECHLEERKVTVMPVISSPFEAVLKVEEFSSCSRVVRLTAWVRRFVNNCRRGKERKGGPLRAEEVIDAERYWLTTTQGEAFSDDISNLKAQRPLHKGSPVLPLSPYLDGEGLMRVGGRLQFTDNHEETKHPIILPSTHPFTLLLIRKEHVRMLHSGVRDTLASLRESYWIIRGRQAVKKVIKQCLICRKQSCPQATEPVAPLPADRVTEGNPFDTVGIDFAGPLICQESRGARKCYIAILTCAVTRAVHLELVSDMSTTAFLLAFKRFVARRGICSTIYSDNALTFKRAAKDLNAMFTLLKSEEMQSYFAGNQIMWKIARIKETFKGRDGRVRACSLKLSGGTVVKRPIQLLYPLEVDRQ, from the coding sequence ATGGACATCGACAGGATGAAGCGCAAAAGGGCCGTGGTGCGAACGTCAACAACAAAGCTGCTCAATGACATCGCTACCATGGAGGACGACGCGTCACTCGGTGAGCTTGAAGAAAAGATCAACCTTCTCACCCTTAAGGAAGACTCACTCAAAGAGCTAGATCGGGAAATTGAGATTGGCGTAGAAGATGATGCATTAGAAGAGGAAATTGCATGCTCCGAGAACTACAAAGAAAAGATCAACGTAGCAAGGACTAAAGTACAGCTCATGCTACGTGAGCTTAGCTGCACTAACGCCGCATCAGTGAGCGCTTCGCTAGATCGCACCTCAAGTTCCTCAGATCAAAGAGAATCTAGCCGTAACATCCCGCAAGTAACCCCCACAGTAAAGCTGCCAAAACTAGAGATAGCAAAGTTCAACGGCGAGCTTCGACAGTGGCAAGGCTTTTGGAGTCAGTTCGACACGACAATAAACGCTAACCACCACCTGTCAAACGTGGACAAGTTCAAGTACCTGAACAGTTACTTAACAggaaaagcagcggctgctgttgCGGGTCTTGATTTGTCCGACGGAAACTACGAAGTTGCTCTCTCGCTGTTAAAGGAAAGGTTCGGTCGTAAAGAAGCCATAATCGAGGATCACATGTCCAGACTGCTCAATATCAAGTCAGTGCGTGACTCGCGGAACCTCAGCCAACTTCGGAGCCTCGTTGACGAAGTAGAGAGAGGTGTACGGAGCCTCACTTCTCTTGGCGTCGGTGTCAGCACGTACGGAGCTCTGCTCCTGACAGTAGTAAAGAAGGCGGTGCCTGCGGACCTTCATCTCGAATACTGTCGACGAAAGGGCGCTACTACAGGAGGCAGTGAACTGGAGGCATTTGCGCATTTTTTGAGAGTCGAGGTAGAGGCACGGGAGATTATACAGCGGGCCGAAACACCAAGGGGCATGTGTGTAGAATCGTCTGTCGAAAACCGTAACAGCACCTTTAAAGCGGCGAGAATGTCTTCAGCCGCTGCACTGCATACCATGACCAAGGAGAGAAAAGGGTGTCTGTTTTGTTCGTCAGGGTGCCACGAAAGCGGTGACTGCGATGCAGAGATGTCGGCAGCTGATAAAAGAGAGATGCTGAAGCGTGAGAATAGATGTTTCCGCTGCACAGTAAAGGGGCACACGTCAAGAGAGTGCCGTAAGGCCAAATGGCTCAGGTGTGCCAACTGTAGCGGAAAACACCTCACGGCTATGTGTGATCCTGATTTCAGAGAATACCGTGGCAGTGGTGAACAGAATGCATCCTCTCCACCAGCGACAGGACAAGCCACAGTGCTAAAGTCTTCTCTAGGCTCAGAGGAGAAATTTATGTGCATGGAGGGGCATCAGTTTCTTCTGCAAACAGCACGAGCTTGGACAGTGGGACCGCACAAAAGTACGCTTGTCAGGCTTCTCCTAGATGGTGGCAGTCAAAGGACGTTCATCCATCGCAAGTTGTCTGAAAGACTGCAGTTGAACGTGCTTGGGGAAGAGGAACTTAAAATCTATGCCTTCGGCGACAAGTCCGCTATAACCCGCACTAAGGCGCGTCTGGTCGAGCTGTGGCTGCAAAGCCAGTACGACGGGAAAAGGGCGCGAGTGGAGGCCCTCGAAGTTCCCTGCATCTGCGCAGATATAATGGCTGCGCCTTTAAAGTCAGTTCTTCTGGAACTTTCGAAATTTGGCTTGCCAGTCGCGGACGTCGCGCAGGGTGACGGAAGTGAATACATTGATCTTCTGATCGGCGCTGATCATTATTGGGAAATTGTCACGGGATCCACTAAGCGCCTAACCTCCAAGCTGATGGCAGTAGAAACTGCATTTGGGTGGACAGTCCAGGGCCAGGTAGGCGCAAAAAGGTCACCAGGAGTCTGTCCCTCTGTTGCTGGCGTAATGCGAGTAGCAGtgagcgaacaaactaacaaagaaATATCAGCGCAGTTGAGGTCATTCTGGGAGCTCGAACACATTGGTATCAAGGAACACGAACCAGCTCGCCACCAAGACGCAATCCAACAGCACTACAAAGAAACCGTCAAATTTGAGCATGGGCGGTACACAGTGTCTTTCCCCTGGAAGCCTATGGTTGATGAGCTCGACGACAACTACGAGTGCGCCGCGAAGCGTCTTAGAGCCAACACGACGCGCCTTTTGAAGGGAGATTCCTTGATCGTGGAATATGACGCCTGCATCCGAGAATACATCGAAAAGGGCTATGCAGAGCCAGCCAACAAGCATTGCAGCGCTTCGGAAGGTCCGGTGTATTACATGCCACATCAAGCAGTTGTTCGACAAGAAAGCCTGACAACAAAAGTGAGGGTGGTGTTCGACGCATCATCAAGTGCCAAAGATCGCCTCTCACTGAATGATGTTTTGGAAAGTGGTCCAAAACTTAATCCAGAGCTCATTGATTTGTTGATCAACTTCCGCACTTACAACATCGGCATCGTCGCGGATAttgaaaaggcattccttcaaataTCTCTGTCAGAGGGTGACCGGAACGCTGTGCGGTTTCTCTGGTATGCTGCCACTCCGAAGAAAGGTGAAGAACTTCCAGCGGTGGCGGCCTACCGGATGACGCGCGTTCCGTTCGGTGTTACATCCAGCCCATTCCTATTAGCCGCAACATTACGACACCATCTTGAAGGACTCCCAGAGCAGTATGCTGAGACTGCGAACATCCTGCGCAGCCATCTCTATGTTGACGACCTTGTGACAGGGGTCGACACCCTCGAACAGGGTAAAGTGCTATGCCAGGAATCAAGCGATATATTATCTCAAGCAGGAATGCGGCTCCACAAGTGGATGTCTAACGACCACGATTTAGTCAACTTCATAGAGGATGGGAACGTGGCGAAGAGGAATGCAAATGCCGAACTTCCTGCAGCCACCAAGGTATTGGGAGTAGGTTGGAATGCTCATACAGATAACTTCGAGTACAATCTGACCTCACTTCTTGAATTCCTCACCACCAGAGCCGACAGCAAGAGATTCGTATTGCAAGTCTCAGCCAGAATTTTCGACCCCTTTGGGTTTATCGCTCCTACAACACTGTACGTAAAGACAATGTTCCAAAGGTTGTGGGAGTTGGGAGCGGGTTGGGACGACCCCTTGCCAGAATTGATGCAAGCGGAGTGGAGGTGCTGGTGTGAAGAGCTTCAATGCATCAAGGCGGTGTCCATTCCGAGGATCATCGCAAGGGATTTCCGAGATGAAAAGACAGAGAAGGTGTTGCacattttctgcgatgccagccCAAAGGCCTACGGTGCTGTCGGATACGTTGCATGCAAGTCTGCTCAAGGAATAATCAATATAAGCCTAATTATGGCCAAATCAAGAGTTGCCCCTTTGAAGCGCCTCTCGTTACCCCGACTAGAGCTGATGGGGGCCCTCATTGGTGCTCGACTGTGCCACTACGTTGCCAAGGCCTTGAACCTCCAGAATGCTGCTGCCATCCTTTGGACCGATTCCACAGTGGCTATGCACTGGATTAAAGGAAACGCTGCCAGATGGAAGCCCTTCGTGGCAAACCGAGTATCAGAGGTTCAGGCGCTGACTGATCCCGAGGATTGGAGGCACTGCCCAGGACTAGACAACCCCGCTGACCTAATCACTCGCGGTATCCTCCCATCAGCCTTGTTAGAAAGCGAATTGTGGTGGAGAGGACCACACTGGCTTCACAAGGATAAGACGCATTGGCCAACGACCGGTGAGCAGAGCCCAGGGGCAGTAGAATGTCACCTGGAAGAGCGAAAAGTGACGGTGATGCCCGTAATATCATCGCCGTTCGAGGCAGTGCTGAAAGTAGAGGAGTTCAGCTCATGCAGCAGAGTCGTGCGCTTAACTGCGTGGGTCCGCCGCTTTGTCAACAATTGCCGCCGCGGGAAAGAAAGGAAAGGTGGTCCgctacgagctgaagaggtgatcGATGCTGAGAGGTACTGGTTGACAACAACTCAAGGAGAAGCATTCAGTGACGACATTTCCAACTTGAAAGCCCAAAGACCACTGCACAAAGGCTCTCCTGTTCTGCCACTCAGTCCGTACCTTGACGGGGAAGGTCTCATGCGAGTTGGTGGACGCTTGCAATTCACCGACAACCACGAAGAGACTAAACATCCCATCATTCTACCTAGCACTCATCCCTTCACGCTACTGCTCATAAGGAAAGAGCACGTGAGAATGCTACACTCAGGGGTGCGCGACACCTTGGCGTCATTGCGAGAGTCGTATTGGATCATCCGAGGGCGCCAGGCCGTAAAAAAGGTTATCAAGCAGTGCCTCATCTGTCGCAAACAAAGTTGCCCTCAAGCCACGGAACCAGTGGCACCACTTCCAGCTGACAGAGTAACAGAAGGAAATCCGTTCGACACTGTCGGCATCGATTTCGCAGGACCTTTGATTTGTCAAGAGTCGCGCGGTGCCCGAAAATGTTACATCGCAATTTTAACCTGCGCTGTGACACGTGCCGTCCATCTTGAGCTCGTTAGCGACATGTCGACTACAGCCTTTCTCCTGGCTTTCAAGCGCTTCGTGGCTCGCAGGGGAATCTGCTCGACTATTTATTCGGACAACGCGCTAACCTTCAAGAGAGCAGCAAAAGATCTGAATGCAATGTTCACGCTACTAAAATCAGAGGAAATGCAGTCATACTTCGCCGGAAACCAGATCATGTGGAAGATCGCCAGAATCAAGGAAACGTTCAAGGGCagggacggcagggtgcgggcctGCAGTTTGAAACTAAGCGGGGGAACGGTGGTGAAACGACCAATACAGCTGCTTTATCCGCTAGAAGTCGACCGACAATGA